A stretch of the Serratia marcescens genome encodes the following:
- the lptF gene encoding LPS export ABC transporter permease LptF codes for MIIIRYLVRETLKSQIAILFILLLIFFCQNLVRVLGDAVDGNIPTNLVLSLLALGVPKMAQLILPLSLFLGLLMTLGRLYTESEITVMHACGLGKRTLIIAAMILALLTSAVAAVNVFWAGPWASRYQDVVVNEAKANPSIAGLAEGQFKPSQDGNAVLFIGNVKGSTFNDVFLAQLRPNGNQRPSVVVAEHGNIVQQKDGSQVVTLDKGTRFEGTALLRDFRITDFTDYKAVIGHRTVAADNTESEQMSMQTLWESDDPDARAEFHWRLTLVVSVALMALLVVPLSVVNPRQGRVLSMLPAILLYLIFFLLQTSLRSNAGKGKLDPMLWLWLVNGVYFAIALALNLWDTVPMRKLRARLRGAA; via the coding sequence GTGATCATCATAAGATATCTGGTACGGGAAACGCTCAAGAGCCAAATCGCCATCCTGTTCATCCTGCTTCTGATCTTCTTTTGTCAGAACCTGGTCAGGGTGTTGGGCGACGCGGTGGACGGCAATATCCCGACAAACTTAGTACTCTCCCTGCTCGCGTTGGGCGTGCCGAAAATGGCGCAGCTCATCCTGCCTTTGAGCCTGTTTCTCGGCTTGCTGATGACGCTTGGGCGGTTGTATACCGAGAGCGAAATCACCGTTATGCACGCCTGCGGGCTGGGCAAACGCACCCTGATTATCGCCGCCATGATCCTGGCGCTGCTCACCTCTGCGGTCGCAGCGGTGAACGTGTTTTGGGCCGGCCCCTGGGCCTCGCGCTATCAGGACGTGGTGGTGAACGAAGCCAAGGCCAACCCGAGCATCGCCGGGCTGGCGGAAGGGCAGTTCAAACCCTCGCAGGACGGCAACGCGGTGCTGTTTATCGGCAACGTGAAGGGCAGCACCTTCAACGACGTGTTCCTGGCGCAGCTGCGGCCGAACGGCAACCAACGCCCGTCGGTGGTGGTGGCCGAGCACGGCAACATCGTGCAGCAGAAAGACGGCTCGCAGGTGGTGACGCTCGACAAGGGCACCCGCTTTGAAGGCACCGCGCTGCTGCGCGACTTCCGCATTACCGACTTCACCGACTACAAGGCGGTGATTGGCCACCGCACCGTGGCGGCGGACAACACCGAATCCGAACAGATGTCGATGCAGACGCTGTGGGAATCCGACGATCCGGACGCGCGCGCGGAGTTCCACTGGCGCCTGACGCTGGTGGTGTCGGTGGCGCTGATGGCGCTGCTGGTGGTGCCGCTCAGCGTGGTGAACCCGCGCCAGGGCCGCGTGCTGAGCATGCTGCCGGCCATCCTGCTGTATCTGATCTTCTTCCTGCTGCAGACCTCGCTGCGCTCCAACGCCGGCAAGGGCAAGCTGGATCCGATGCTGTGGCTGTGGCTGGTTAACGGCGTTTACTTCGCGATTGCGCTGGCGCTGAACCTGTGGGATACCGTGCCGATGCGCAAGCTGCGCGCACGCCTGAGAGGAGCGGCCTGA
- the lptG gene encoding LPS export ABC transporter permease LptG — MFGVLDRYIGKTIFNTIIMTLFMLVSLSGIIKFVDQLRKVGQGEYTALSAGMYTLLSVPKDIEIFFPMAALLGALLGLGQLATRSELVVMQASGFTRMQIAGSVMKTAIPLVLLTMAIGEWVAPQGEQMARNYRAQQMYGGSLLSTKSGLWAKDGNDFIYIERVSGDKELSGVNIYHFNDQRRLETVRYAATASFENGLWQLSQVDTSDLTNPKQVTGTQTLTGEWKTNLTPDKLGVVALDPDSLSISGLHNYVKYLKQSGQESNRYQLNMWSKIFSPLSVAVMMLMALSFIFGPLRSVPMGIRVVTGISFGFLFYVLDQIFGPLSMVYSMPPVLGALLPSMLFLLISVYMLLKRK, encoded by the coding sequence ATGTTTGGCGTATTAGACCGGTATATCGGTAAAACGATTTTCAACACCATCATCATGACGCTGTTCATGCTGGTGTCGCTGTCCGGCATCATCAAGTTCGTCGATCAGCTGCGCAAGGTCGGCCAGGGCGAATACACCGCGCTGAGCGCCGGCATGTACACCCTGCTGAGCGTACCAAAAGACATCGAGATCTTCTTCCCGATGGCGGCGCTGCTCGGTGCGCTGCTCGGCCTGGGCCAACTGGCGACGCGCAGCGAACTGGTGGTGATGCAGGCTTCCGGCTTCACCCGCATGCAGATCGCCGGCTCGGTGATGAAAACCGCCATTCCGCTGGTGCTGTTGACCATGGCGATCGGCGAGTGGGTGGCGCCGCAGGGCGAGCAGATGGCGCGCAACTACCGCGCCCAGCAGATGTACGGCGGCTCGCTGCTCTCCACCAAGAGCGGGCTGTGGGCGAAGGACGGCAACGACTTCATCTACATCGAGCGCGTCTCCGGCGACAAAGAACTCTCCGGCGTGAACATCTACCACTTCAACGACCAGCGTCGCCTCGAGACGGTGCGCTATGCCGCTACCGCCAGCTTCGAGAACGGCCTGTGGCAGCTTTCGCAGGTGGACACCTCGGATCTGACCAACCCGAAACAGGTGACCGGCACCCAGACGCTGACCGGCGAATGGAAAACCAACCTGACCCCGGACAAGCTGGGCGTGGTGGCGCTGGATCCGGATTCGCTCTCCATCAGCGGGCTGCACAACTACGTGAAGTACCTGAAGCAGAGCGGCCAGGAATCCAACCGTTACCAGCTCAACATGTGGAGCAAAATCTTCTCGCCGCTGTCGGTGGCGGTGATGATGCTGATGGCGCTGTCGTTCATCTTCGGCCCGCTGCGCAGCGTGCCGATGGGCATCCGCGTGGTGACCGGCATTAGCTTCGGCTTCCTGTTCTACGTGCTGGATCAGATCTTCGGCCCGCTGAGCATGGTATACAGCATGCCGCCGGTGCTGGGTGCGCTGCTGCCGAGCATGCTGTTCCTGCTGATCAGCGTGTATATGCTGCTCAAGCGCAAATAG